The genomic segment TTCATTAAGAAATTTTGATCAAGGCATCAATAAAGATGCCTTGTAGTATTTTGTACATACAATACCTGGAGAGTGTTACTGGCGATTTTCTActacctgaggccaggctcgatgtgataacttagtccaacaggctgttgcttgtactggcccgcaggcccacatccactacagcctggttggtctggcatttcttgcaagaacctgtccatGTGCCTCTTGGTCAATACTGTTggaggttttttattttgattttccatatgtgaaaaaatattttgtatttttctttatctcttgtatagctttctgttccaatttcatttcctcagactcatatgatcgcttcagcaTCTGCTCTTTTTCCTCTATCTCTTTGTTAgatttattttccttgcttgtgatagtcgtgtcttTCAGTATTTCCATAACTTTTTTCCTTCTGTACTGTCGTCTGTGTTACCTTTCTAAAGTGGTCCCctttctgaccctcctcacaggcacataCTTGAAGCAGatcttgtatgcttcagctgtcagttggcctatttcctgtaattacctaagtgtagttataggatgagagctacgctagtggtgtcctgtcttcccagcactctttgtcatataacgctttgaaactactgatggttttggcctccaccaccttctcacctaacttgttccagtcgtctaccactctgtttgcaaaagtgaattttcttatatttctttggcagctttgtttagttagtttaaatttaAGACCTCTTTATTCTTTAAGtttcaggtctcgggaaatctttcaTATAAATTTTATCGATTCTTgttactgttttgatcttatagaTTCTCGTTACTATTTATTATGTGCTGATCATGTCGCCTCCTTTTCTTCTATAAACAGCAatggtgtgggagttttgtcgcttcagACTGTATTccattgaatgtttgcaaggtctacattgtttttccccagtcaatcctcttattgttgaatttgaattgattgaataacccttctcgcttgttgtttctcttggacctactaccgttattattgTTAGTTTGCAGTTAAGTGAGCTTGTGGTCTGAGTttgtagtatctgagattgtaatgtctctgattagctcatcattgtttgtgattatcaggtccagcgtgttttctttcctagttggttctgtaatctgctgattgAGCGAGAACTTGTCACAGAATCTCGGAATTTTATAGAGCATTTATTTAAGAGTTTAATGTTGGGAATATAACTACAGTAAAGTAGTGCTTGTATTTATAAATACCGTTAACATTACAACTACTACAAAAATTAAGAACCTTTTTTTTTATTCAGTTAGCTCGAGAAGTTTTGGACGAGGGAGTTAAGGTAGCAGATATTGGTGTAACTACAGATGAAATTGATCGTGTTATACACGAAGCTGCAGTTGAGAGAGAGTGCTACCCTTCACCCCTTAACTACCATGGTTTTCCAAAATCTTGTTGCACTTCAATTAATGAAGTTATCTGCCATGGCATCCCTGATATGAGGCCACTACAGAATGGGGATATATGCAATAGTAAGTACCTGGTTGTATTGTAGTATGTCTTGTACTGGAGTTCCTTGTCATTTTATTATGTTAATTTAAAATTAGATAATTTGGTAAAAAAAATTAATCGTAGCATGCATTAAGAAGGCATCTTCCCCTATATTGTAGCTGGTACAAAACTAAGAACACTAAACCAACTAAAAGTACAGCTGATGTACCCACACTATTGCAGCATAATTTGGCTTCAACTCCCAAGTAGTAATATATCAGAAGAAAAAATCAGTGAAAGGGCTTGAGTAATGAGGCTAGACCGCACACATGTTCTGTACAGTACGTGTGTCCTCGCAGAACATATGGATGCCTCAGAAAATATTTGCTTAAACAAATACTGTATGTTGGTTCAATTTAACTTTTAAATTAAAACCCTTCTATAGTTGAAGAGGTTTTATCGATCAGATATTTGCTTGAGATGCCTTATAGAAAAGGCATGTGAAGAGACTTGGAAAAAACATTTGACAGTTAAACAACTTTGTGGAGAGTGATGAGTATATATTGAGTTGATGTATTGCTAAATTCTGTGAAATGTTTCAATGTAGGTAGCAATTCATGTGTACGAGTTAATGCTATATTACGTGGTTGGTTTAATAGTAATGTTGGTAAATGACGGGATTACATAATGACACCCTGGTTATTCAATGTAAATGAGAGAGGTTATGAGGAATGGAAGGTAAGAATGCTAGAGATGGGTGTAAACTAATGTGTAGGCCTAATATAagtacagtaattggaatatttaaagTTTGTGTATGCAGATGGTAGTTCTTTTAgcaggaaggatggaaggagggaaactatcaggagaaagcgtcaagccattacaactatatagcactcggaaggaagcacttggaagggatcaggataaagattcgggatgggacgggaaagaattgtgcccaaccacttggacggtcggggattggacCCCAACTTGCATGaaatgagaccgtcgctctactgtccagcccaagtggttgggcattctTTTAGCAGAGTGAGATATGTTTATTAAGATGAGAGAAGACTTTTAAAAGTGAAGGAGGACAAAAAGtaaagttatggtggtggaggaaAGGAAATTGTGTGTGTGAAAGAACAGTGCATGTGTAATTGTGCAATTGCTCAAGAGGGGTGTATGTGTTATTGAAGTTAAGAGTAGGGTCAGTCGGGAAAAAGCAAGAGGTCTGTATGGAAAGTGAGGTAATGCCAACtcttatatgagtgagattgtgTGGCATGAATGAGAAAAAGTCAAAAGGTAGAGCTGTTGACATGGAGAATCTGAGAGCATGTGTGGTGTTAGGAGAATGAAAATGTCACATGGAATATAAAAAGTCAGTAAACTCAAAATTGAGATCATAGTGAAATGGTTTGGGCATGTTGACTGAAGGTATAAAGATAATATATTGAATGAAGGGATGATAAACTGGTGAAGTGTGTGTATTCAAGTGAATGTGAGAGTAAAATTAATGGAGAAGAACACCAACAGAAGGTGGGCAAACGTAATGAATGAGTAAGGAAGCAGGTATGGAGTGTGGATATTGTATGAAACGAGGCTGGATGGAAACTGTTGGCGAGAAAGGAATATATGCATTTGTATGCAATGTAAATAAGAATTCGGGAGAAGTATTATACACCTGATCTTATAAAGCAGCGGGTTATTGCGTGTTGATAACTGCTAGTGTATATAGTAATGCTTGTTTATCCTGGATGCTAAATATTGTATTTTGAATGATATTGTGAATGGAAGTGATACTTTTAACATTTTACTGTATATTGACAGTAGCCTTGTTTTGCTGTGTTGCCTTTTTTTTCTGGACTGATGCCTCCCCACCCAGTGATATTGGAGAGACACGATAATGataatgtatgtaatgtatgtagtcTGTACATTATGTGTCTAATGAAATTTACAATGGTTGGCCAAAAAATATTTTTGACATTAACTGTGTTTCGTTGTTGTAGCGCTACATTTTCTTCAAGAGCAATGTTGCGAAGCTGCACCATACCTCACTGTTAGTGAATATGTTTGGGTATTCCAGGTTTCCCCTAAATCCTGATAACATTCTTTAAGTTCttttatttgtggattttaaagaGAATGATTATGTTGTCCTGACAGCGAACGTTGAGTAATTTTCAAATGCAAACCAGGAAATGTCTAAAAATTTTGAGTTTGCTGTATTTGTTTACTTAGGTTCTTCATTCTTTTACCTTGGGATTCTGCAGCAAATTTTGGCACATGCTGGATGCTCAAACAAATGAGATTGCTTTCCATTACTGTATGCTGCTTGTTCTTCACCCAAAAATGGCATTAATTTGTTTACTTATTAACGTTTATTTATTCCACAGTTGATGTCACAGTTTACCATCGCAATTTCCACGGTGATTTGAATGAAACCCTATTTATTGGAGAGGTGAATAGCATAGCACGAAATCTTGTCAAGACCACTTGGGAATGTCTTCAGAAGTCCATTGAAATTGGTAAatatatattgtgttttattattattattattattattattattattattattattacagtattattattattattattattatttgaatatTTAGCCATTGTTCTTTAGCATATTAACATTTTAGCATTTCAATGATGCTGAAATACTTCATCCATCTCAAAATTCCCCaaaatcactttttttttttttttttttaatattttttttttaatacagtaTGGACATAGCTTATAGTTTGAGAGGACCAACCATAGATCACCTTGGCCAACTATCTGTAAAGCAAGATAATAATTACTCTGCTTGTGAGAATTTTCACTGTTTTACAATTTACCTGCCAgaaaaatttgttatgtttgttttCTTTATGTAATAAAAATACATTGATAATGTGTGCACATTTCCATAtggtttaatttttatttatgttgACCAAAATATGAATGTTGAAATGTTAATAAAAATCTGTATATAAAATGTCACAAATTCTATTATGAAATCACATTTTATATTACATCTATATTCCAGCAAATTCACTTGCAAACATTTTGACACCAAATTTATggtaatacagtggtacctttgtttacgaatttaatccattcccagagacggttcGACAACCGAAAATTTGAaaaccgaaacaaattttccccaaaagaaataatgtaaatttaattaatcttttccacacacccaaaaatatttacttaaaaatacattttatacatcatAATACAAATATTTTGTACTACGATATGTATATATCTTACCTTGATTGAggacttgttggcatatggaagacgatgaggaggggggatgggggggaagagaggtgttagtgtttgaaagggggagtcccccttccattataacatcaggcaggtaTGATATTTATGGGGTATTCTTTCttacattttgcaggcataccactaggacctggttgtggctcactgcttgtttgtctcactaaaaacctgtctatagacacttgtttttccttacgttttaacacttgtctgtagtgaggcattacattgtcattaaaaaagtTAATGTAACGGCCTGCTAcacctttatctgggtgagtttctgggtggagcccctatggctccccggagctatccaggctgatggggatagtcctaacttttggcatcagtcgatatgggtggagttctaggcctaccggggaccatgaccagaacctggccccctcagagaggcacgaggagcaatagcccaaacgtcatgctcgtttgctccttttaatttgggggagttctgtccacttgtttggtTATTTTCGttggtttcaccagaatagggatttgttttggggGTGCTTACCTTActaggtgcctgtcccggtcgatggcagatatagaatactccaaaatcacatgtgcatttctatgggccattgcccctcgtgcctctctgagagggccaaGTTCTGGATGTGGTCCTCGGtaagcctagaactccacccatatAGACCGATGCCAACAGTTAGGACTATTCCTATCAGTCTGGATAGCtcgggggagcctccgggacttgcTCAGAAAATGCCGTTTCATTAAATTCAACGCTAGTTTTTTCCAACAAAAATTTGCAGTTCTtcgcatactgcacacattttcttaatgaggaaaggacatcctctactgcctctactcaaaactattttcttaggttgaactttaccactgaccaCTTACcgctgatatataataattactatacttttatgttcagaaaccaaaaaggcacaaaaacaatgaaattttttacaaagaattcaagcagaGTTGTCACTTGGCGGGATACACTAATAAACTGAGGCGCGCCTCGCCTGTGCCACCAAAACCACGCGCTCGGTCCACAGGTTGCTTCCCTTATTCTATCATCACTTACTGTGAACTTCTCATTGTTCTTTACCCATTTTTATTTTCATAATCTGAATGCCATGCTAAATTTGCAGAATATAACACGTGTTCGATTGTATTTTGTTCCTCTGATAGCCATTTAATCTTTATGAACACACTCTGGAATAAATAATTGTATCTGTGCTCTTTCGGTCCAAATACTGTTCATAATGatgatgttttagattcagctactcggaacaaacagttccaagtagaacgggctttggtgagcccgtagactacTATAATGTGAAAGATCGGGAAAATGGAATACTTATTCATGTGAaaattgattaaaaaaaaattgggacAATGTGTGTTTAACAATGTTAATTTAGAGGAATGTCTGAAATTCCCTCATTGCAAACCATATTTAACTTGATAATTGTTTATACAGATGTCTTCTAAGCACACATTAGTTGTAAGCAcacactatattatacactatattatacataagcactgtataAGTTGCAGCACCAACTATCACTAGATTCCTCCCAAATATTGTTACAAACACATGATAAGGTGTTGGCGGCAGCACTTTTACAGAGCCCCACACAGTACTAGCGAGCAGGACCCAACCAACATATGGTCTAGTTAGATGCTTCTCTCACTTGTGAGGCATGTGGTCTGAACAGGCTGTGGCATATTATGACAACATTTGTGTGCATTGAAAATTTATTAGTCAACGGATGCACATTACATCTGCAGAAGGCAAGAATGCTAAGAGTTTTGTATTTGTGTCTGCAGTTAAGCCTGGTGTCAAGTATAGGGAAGTTGGCTCAGTGATCCAGAAGCATGCTCACTCCCAGGGCTTCTCTGTGGTTCGTTCCTACTGTGGCCATGGCATTCATCAGCTGTTccatacagcaccatctgttccaCACTATGCCAGTAAGTTATAAAGCTTTCCATGAATGTGTTAAATAATAAATGATTTATCATTAAATGCTGTACTATATTACACGTATGTGGTTCACATTCTGAATTAGCATTGGTTGAATAGCAAATTTTTGGCCCATTAGTTTAGGTAATTACCAACTTGTAGTAAAAGTCTATATACAAGTGTCTTGTATTGTTTATTAATTAAGCTATTTAATTCTCTTCTTTTTTATAATATCTGTAAAaagtgtaaaatatatataaccaTTTTATGATATTTTCTTGCAGAAAACAAAGCTGTTGGTATTATGAAGCCTGGGCACACATTCACAATTGAACCAATGATCTCAGAAGGTAGGTGTGAATATTCTTTAGACTTGCAACATGTTCATCCCTTTGTTCTTATATAAAATCATTTACACATTAGAGGAGTCTATTGATTTCCTcaagggaagtagaagaactcctgaaacctcttccaggtatgctccaggtaagtGATGTAATTCTAAAAAATTTTGTAAAGAGTAGTTCTGAAATTGgaatttaggatatttggaatatatggGATGCATTTCAGAGAGATTCCGCACTCAGGTTATTTTTCCTCTCCTATATCAACAGCACACACATCCAGAATTCTTGGATTAAGCATCATCAAAAAATGCAAACTCGTGAATGAGCTTCACTCTTCTTTATTACCAAAACTCTGATACAACAAGAATACTTTGCAAATACACACATTGGCACGTGATGGCATGACTACATCTATTATTTTGGTGGGTGGTGCATGACATAATGCTAATGTGACTGTTCAACATACAGTATCCCTCTCAAACAAATTGCATTGATTGCCCAACACTTTTTCTCACATCACATCCATTATGAGTGTTTTTGCTGCATCTTTGTCAGTATTAACATATTTCTCATTTCATGACGAAAGCTCAATATTATGGATGCAGTACTCATTAACCCATTCAAAACTTGTCTTGTGAGGTCTACTTTCCTATCTGTGGTAATTGAAGTTAAATTTTCTCATGGACGATTGAATCACACCTGGTAATTAGGCAGTTAAATTTGTTAAAATTTGTTGTTAAATTAGGCAGTTAAATTTTAAAGTGCTGGCCAGTTCCTTTCCTGGCAGACATGCAGTTTAGTTTTATAAATGTTTAATACGAAATCCCCACCACAACTAAAGCCATACCAAATACAATATTCAACCATCATCAAAACAGTCagttaccacacacacagaaatcacaatagtgtgatacatcaaatgaacaaatcatatTGAAGTGTATTGAagtatgtaagggcgaagaggtaaacCAGCTTGTTGACAGCCTGAGTGgatggggaattgtgtaaaaccccggtttgtgtctcggagaggctgcgggatccgtgtgagggcagtagcactctggttgcaattcttttgaccatgtcatggtgcaatcgactaaggcgcatctgggatcatcccggatgtaaagtaggttcgaaccctcatcacggctcttgtggattttttTCAATTGTCATCAAAATAATCACTATGTACCATAACAAACAACACTATAGTCACAATCCACCAATACAACTATATCTGCAGTCACTATAACCATAGCTTCAGATACAATCATCACTTCAGTCATTCTTTCATAACACAAACTTATTTGTATCCATAGATATGGCTGCTTTTGGCTACCTCAACCTTTAAACGGCGCAAAACGTACTTATACGATTGGACATAACCAGTTTTTTGCACAAatgctttccaattttttgtgcataatcaACTCGGCTAATGCTCCTACTTTGTCACTT from the Procambarus clarkii isolate CNS0578487 chromosome 10, FALCON_Pclarkii_2.0, whole genome shotgun sequence genome contains:
- the LOC123775285 gene encoding methionine aminopeptidase 1 isoform X2; its protein translation is MSANGVVSHVCETPGCGADAKLQCPTCIKLGIQGSFFCTQSCFKGSWESHKLLHKKTRASDSSLPYNPWPYYMFSGSLRPYPQSSKREVPTSIGRPDYADDPNGFPHSEQKVRGAANIRCLSDEEKEGMRVACKLAREVLDEGVKVADIGVTTDEIDRVIHEAAVERECYPSPLNYHGFPKSCCTSINEVICHGIPDMRPLQNGDICNIDVTVYHRNFHGDLNETLFIGEVNSIARNLVKTTWECLQKSIEIVKPGVKYREVGSVIQKHAHSQGFSVVRSYCGHGIHQLFHTAPSVPHYAKNKAVGIMKPGHTFTIEPMISEGTWKDEQWPDNWTAVTLDGKLSAQFEETLLVTETGVEILTQRRERNGQPYFMD